In Topomyia yanbarensis strain Yona2022 chromosome 2, ASM3024719v1, whole genome shotgun sequence, one DNA window encodes the following:
- the LOC131679421 gene encoding uncharacterized protein LOC131679421, whose translation MENKTLRLLQYNIQSMRPVEKREELYTNLVTNDISVALHQEIRLKEQEQVVIKKYNFVSKRREGGYGGVGILLRKGIQYKNLKLPNFGPLEAVGVEINQSVGHQVKTINLLSVYLPPGNNLTETKKALQDIFTYLESLVGETIVGGDLNGHHSSWSPEYPECARGRYINTLIEGSKLMLLNDGTATMIGAPGGKESAIDLTLATTGVARKVAWMVQDEELGGAHLCIWIELETDIPIVNRRITRINKSKVVEELDSMRPQFIYSLEEMVEVFDEAVKKASFVVKNKKANYLKTWWTDKIGKLYSEKRVSLRAYNVNKNQQNYIVLQRSRAQFKKEVRKEKRKYIGELSEKIDEATPSRHLWNIVKGIDTSLSGEYKTRTEITLEKGTEFKEYFFKDKVKPIQKPTACTEYEIEGYQMALKDKELLGVLKSKKNSSVPGENKISYDMLKQLTPEMQMKICEMLSRVFVTERIPERWRLTEIRPIEKKKYRPTIAKCQKAHSVDECRIETFKCRGQKPSLGNSRNQKSHP comes from the coding sequence ATGGAGAATAAAACGCTCAGATTACTACAATATAACATTCAAAGTATGCGTCCAGTGGAGAAACGAGAAGAACTATATACAAACTTGGTGACCAACGATATAAGCGTGGCCTTGCATCAGGAAATCAGGCTTAAGGAACAGGAACAGGTAGTAATAAAAAAGTACAATTTTGTGAGCAAAAGAAGGGAAGGAGGGTATGGCGGTGTAGGAATCCTACTTCGAAAAGGAATACAATATAAGAACTTGAAGCTACCGAACTTTGGGCCACTAGAAGCAGTGGGAGTTGAAATCAACCAATCTGTCGGACACCAAGTTAAAACAATTAACCTACTTTCGGTTTATCTACCGCCCGGAAACAACCTAACAGAAACAAAGAAAGCACTTCAAGATATCTTTACATATCTGGAGAGCCTCGTAGGCGAAACCATCGTCGGAGGCGATCTGAATGGGCACCACAGTTCATGGAGTCCTGAATATCCGGAATGCGCACGAGGTAGGTACATAAACACACTTATAGAAGGCTCCAAGTTGATGTTGTTGAACGACGGAACGGCAACGATGATCGGAGCTCCAGGCGGAAAAGAATCAGCAATAGATCTAACGTTGGCAACAACTGGAGTAGCGAGGAAAGTTGCATGGATGGTTCAAGATGAAGAGCTCGGTGGCGCACACCTTTGTATCTGGATTGAACTAGAAACGGATATTCCCATTGTCAATAGACGAATTACGAGGATCAACAAGAGTAAGGTGGTAGAAGAACTAGACAGTATGAGGCCACAGTTCATATACTCGCTGGAAGAGATGGTAGAAGTTTTCGATGAAGCGGTTAAAAAGGCGTCCTTTGtggtgaaaaataaaaaggcaaACTATCTAAAAACCTGGTGGACAGACAAAATTGGAAAGTTGTACAGCGAGAAAAGAGTATCACTACGAGCGTATAACGTGAACAAAAACCAGCAAAATTACATCGTTTTGCAACGATCCAGGGCACAATTCAAAAAGGAAGTAcgaaaggaaaaaaggaaataTATAGGGGAACTATCGGAGAAAATAGACGAGGCAACCCCGTCTAGACATCTTTGGAATATCGTAAAGGGAATCGATACGTCACTGTCCGGAGAATACAAGACACGAACAGAGATCACACTGGAAAAAGGAACAGAGTTCAAGGAGTACTTCTTTAAGGACAAGGTTAAGCCAATCCAAAAACCAACAGCTTGCACGGAGTATGAAATCGAGGGGTACCAGATGGCGTTAAAGGACAAGGAATTGTTGGGGGTCCTAAAGAGCAAGAAAAATAGCTCGGTGCCGggagaaaacaaaatttcatatgATATGCTCAAGCAGCTAACTCcagaaatgcaaatgaaaatctGCGAGATGCTGAGTCGTGTGTTTGTCACTGAGAGGATTCCGGAAAGATGGCGTCTCACGGAGATTCGACcgatcgagaaaaaaaaatacagacCCACAATTGCCAAGTGCCAAAAGGCCCATAGCGTTGATGAATGTAGAATTGAAACCTTTAAATGCCGTGGTCAAAAACCGTCTCTCGGAAATAGCAGAAATCAAAAATCTCATCCCTAA